In the genome of Nonomuraea sp. NBC_00507, the window GAGCCGGGCCGCGGCGGCCGCGACGAGCTTGAGATGAAACTCCACCAGATCCGGTTTCGGCCAGCCCACCTCGGCCAGCCAGGCGGCCACCCGCTGTTGCCCTGCCGGTGTCAGGGCATAGACCTTGCGCTCTGGCCGCTCGGGAAGGCCCTCGGCCCGTTCGCAGACCACGAGCCCGGCTCTTTCGAGCCGAGTCAAGGTCACATAGATCTGACCGGGGTTCATCGACTCGCCTAGTGGGCCAAGACTCTGCTGCAGCCGAGCGCGCAGGTGGTAGCCGTGCGACGGCTCTTTGGCGAGCATCGCCAGCACTGCGTCCTGCACTCCATCCCCCTAACGGTTAGCCAATAGATAGCGGTTATCCGTACGAAGTGTCAAAACTCGTGCTCCCGGCGCGTGGATCGCCGTCGACAGCCCCGACTGCCGCTGCAGGGTCACCCTGTACTGGGGCGCCGACAGCCACCTGTCCCCCACCGACGTCTGCCTGTCCTCGCCGTCTTGCGGGCGCCGACGTCACCCCTGTCACACTCCCATCGATATGTACATACGTACATTCAATGTGTACGCTTGTACGTATGATGCCCGACTTTGATGGCCGCTCGATGCGCGAGCGGATGCTCGCCGGTGACCTGTACATCGCCGATGACCCGGAGCTGGCCGAGCACATGCTGCGCGCGGCGGACCTGATGGAAGCGTTCAACGCGACGTCGGCCCGTAACCCGCGGGAGCGGCGCCGGCTGCTCACCGAGCTGCTCGGGGCCATCGGTGAGGGCACGGAGATCCGGCCGCCGCTGCGGGTGGACTACGGCAGCCACATCCGCATCGGCGCCCGGTCGTTCGCCAACTTCGGTCTCGTGGCGTTGGACGTCGCGCCGATCACCATCGGCGACGACGTGCAGATCGGGTCCTACGTTCAGCTGATGACGCCGACCCACCCGGTGGATCCGGAGCCCCGCAGGGCGAAGTGGGAGGCCGCGAAACCGATCACCATCGGCGACAACGTGTGGCTGGGCAGCGGGGCGATCGTCCTGGCCGGGGTCACGATCGGGGAGAACACGGTCGTCGGCGCCGGCGCGGTGGTCACCAGGGACCTCCCGGCGAACGTCGTCGCCGTGGGCAATCCCGCCCGCGTGATCCGCACCATCGAGCCGGGCACTTCATGAACAGCCCCACCAGCCCGCGGTCACCGGTCCCGCGGCGGCCTCGCCGGCACGACCCCGGGCGGCGGGACCGGCTGATCGACGCCGCGCTCACCGTCATCGCCGAGCGCGGCGTGGCCGGGACGACGCACCGGGAGATCGCCCGGGTCGCGGACGTACCGCTGGGCTCGATGACCTACCACTTCACCTCGCTGGAGGAGGTGCTCGCCGAAGCGTTCACCCGGCACGCCGACTTCGTGGCCCGCGTCTTCGACGAGCGGCTGAGCGCCGCCCCAGACCAGGACGCGGCGATCGAGGCCGTCATCACGCTGGTGGCCGACGACCTGCTCGGCTCGCAGGACGACCTCGTCCTTTCCGTGGAGCTGTACGTGGCCGCGGCACGTCATCCGGCCTTGCGGGCCGTCACCCAGGCCTGGATGGCGCGCAGCCGGCAGGCGCTGGAACGCCACTTCGACGCCACCACCGCCCGGGAACTGGACGCGCTCATCGAAGGGCTCGTGCTGCACAGCGCCCTGTCGACCGACCCGATGACGCCCGAGCAGATCCGCCACGCCATCCACCGGTTCCTGCGCTGATTCCTCCCCTGCACCCACGTGATCGGAAAGCCGATGTCCGCTGACGTCGCCCCTCCCGCCGCGCCCACCCGTGAGGCGTCCGCCGGGCCCGGCCGCTCACCCACTGCGCAGGGAGTAGGCGGTCACACCCTCGGGCAGTTCGGCGACGCGTGACAGCGCGCCGGTGTTGATGTTCCAGCCGAGCAGCCTGTCCTCGCTCTCGATGATCACGCCCTGGCTGATCCAGCCGCGCACAGGGCAGCCGCCCTTCCCGCACCTCGTGTCAGCAGAATGACCCCAGGGCAGGAGCAGCGTCCTGACCACCCGTCCCGTGGCGGCGTCGGCCACGACGACCATGTCGGCTCCTCCCGCCTGGTCGTCTTGGGCGAACGCGGACAGGGCGACGAGACCGTCCCGTTGCCATGCCTGATCGCCCAGGATGCCCGCGGGCCTGCTGCCCCCGTGGGTGATGGCCTGGAGGTCCAGCTCCACCTCCGACCTGCCCTCCTGGATGACCGTCCGGCCGCCTTTGCCGGGCGAGACGATCCTGAGGTCGCGGTAGCCTGCGACACCGGTAAAGCCCTTGTACGGCTGCCGCCGCATCTTCCCCGTGGCCAAGTCGAGCAGGTAGTTCGCCTCCCCCTGCTCGACGAGGAGTTGCTCGCCACGCCAGAGCACCACCTCGTTGAACCCCGGCACCGGGTAGCGCCTGGTCTGGCCGATCACGAGGTCGACGACCACCACCTCGTCCTTCTGCGGGAAGGCGGCCATCGTCCCGTCGGGGGCGAGCGAGTTGGGCTTCAGCGGCGTCCCGCCGTTGCCGTCCGCATCCACGGAATCATCCAGCTTCACCTTGAGAGGGATGCGGCCACCTGATTTCATCACGTAGATCTGCCCGTCGCCGAACTCGGCCAGCGCCAGGACCGGTCCGGAAACCGCGGTCACCACGGGGATGTCGGCCCA includes:
- a CDS encoding PadR family transcriptional regulator, giving the protein MLAKEPSHGYHLRARLQQSLGPLGESMNPGQIYVTLTRLERAGLVVCERAEGLPERPERKVYALTPAGQQRVAAWLAEVGWPKPDLVEFHLKLVAAAAARLADPVELVAAQRRELLRRLREAQQAALAEPAGSGAGLLLEGVVLRLQADLRWLDACERAWSKVDDEAEGG
- a CDS encoding sugar O-acetyltransferase yields the protein MPDFDGRSMRERMLAGDLYIADDPELAEHMLRAADLMEAFNATSARNPRERRRLLTELLGAIGEGTEIRPPLRVDYGSHIRIGARSFANFGLVALDVAPITIGDDVQIGSYVQLMTPTHPVDPEPRRAKWEAAKPITIGDNVWLGSGAIVLAGVTIGENTVVGAGAVVTRDLPANVVAVGNPARVIRTIEPGTS
- a CDS encoding TetR/AcrR family transcriptional regulator — protein: MNSPTSPRSPVPRRPRRHDPGRRDRLIDAALTVIAERGVAGTTHREIARVADVPLGSMTYHFTSLEEVLAEAFTRHADFVARVFDERLSAAPDQDAAIEAVITLVADDLLGSQDDLVLSVELYVAAARHPALRAVTQAWMARSRQALERHFDATTARELDALIEGLVLHSALSTDPMTPEQIRHAIHRFLR